TAAGACAAATCTCAGGGACATTTACATGTTAACATTACCCAAGTGACgttttcctttatctttccttcattcTAGAGAAATAACAGGAGCATCGAGTAAGTGTAAAACTCGAGTCTGCTTAGGAACATACTTTGGAACCACACTGAGCTCAAGATCGACAGCCACTGtgcccctcctgctgcctcccacaACACCCGTCTTCACTGAGGTTCACTGTTCAGCCACATGTTGAAGTTGGCATCTTTGCAGGCAGGCAAAGAGTACTGACTTCGGTTCTAACCCCACTTCTCCACTTACTTGGGTGACCCTGGGAGCATTATTTAACGACAGAGCCCACTTCTTCATTTGCTGAAGGGGAATAAGACGTAACTCAAAACAGTGTTACAAAGAACTAAAGAAGCATTGCAGGCCGAACACCCTCTGCATAACGAGTActgaagattttaattatttagttgtcagagaaagagaaagcataagcagggaagaagcagaggcagagggagaggtagggtccccactgtgcaaggagctggatgtaggattcaatcccagaaccctgggaccatgccaTGAGCCAAAGGgaaaagcttaaccaactgagccacccagacaccccgtaTCATTGCTTCTTATCAGAAGCTTTACACAAAATTATTCTGAGGAATTTGCTATGATAATCAGCTTTatgaaaaatcaaagcaaaaacaaaaagcatctgTACTAAAGAAATGGTGAGCAAGCCATACTGAAAAACCCTAAAGTTGAAGACACAAAAACACGTAGAAAACCAAAGAAagcaatggaaagaagaaaagtattcTCAGAACCACTGCTGGCAATGGGTGCTATGTTAAAccttctaaaagaaaattttctccaTGAACTCAGCATACATCACTCACTCATCAGTACACTGAAGTACAGGATTACAGCCATTCTCATATTTgtgaacataaaatattttaattctaattatttGGATTGAAcctaagtaaaaaataaagttttattattactACAACCGGTTCCCTTATGTAGATTTCAGCCTAAGATCTTATATTAAAGAAACCTGATGGGATTGCccgggtggctgagttggttaagaatctgccttccaggggcgcctgggtggctcagtgggttaaagcctctgccttcggctcaggtcatgatcccagggtcctgggatcgagccccgtatcgggctctctgcttggcggggagcctgcttcctcctctctctctgcctgccgctctgcctacttgtgatttctctctgtcaaataaataaataaaatcttaaaaaaaaaaaaaaaaaaaaaaagaatctgccttccactcatgtcatgatcccaggatcctgggatcaagtccagcagcatcaggctccttgctcagcatggagtctgcttctccctcatcctgccactccccatgcttgtgcgctctatctctgacaaataaataaataaaatcttaaaaaaaaaaaaaaaaaaaaacccgattTAGAAGCTTGATATTTGTATACCAGCATCAAATCTCTTCTGCCAAAAGCCCAAGAAACCAATTCTGCAAAAAGCACATTTTtgctaaaatgtatttcttgaagGTTACTTTTTTTATGAGAGGGATGCAGGGCTGGAATACAAGTATCTCATGTACAGACTGTATTAATGAACATGAACTTGTGTCTAAAAATGACAACGTATATGTACACACTTTAATGGAAACTTTTTACTActtaagcagattttttttaaaagcataagtatttaaaaatctgtttttcctcCATCAAAGGTGTATTTTCAATCAGattaagctttaaaataaaaattataatttaatattcattaggttaatattttcaaaaaaataaagaacatacatACCTCCAGGTACTGGTAAAATACTGAGAACAACGGCCATGTCCTTCCAAGCAGAAGAGCTAGCATAGACTTTGCGGTATCAATATCAAGGCTTCTCTGATCTTTATCctaaaacataaggaaaaactCTCCTGAGTGtggttttaagattaaaaaaatgttaaaattacaaaacatggAAATTCCACCTACCCTTGCAAAATCAAAGGCATATCTGTAGATATTCTTAAACGAAGAAATATCATTCAACTGTGAGCGCAAAAAGTCAAATTTGTTCTGTAACTTTTCTGTGCAGTCAcaccttaaattaaaaaagcCAAATACATTACATAAtccagaaaattaaataaaagtatctTTAGGGGGTTGGAAGAAATGCATTAAGAGAAAAGTGAGCGCATTTATGAAATTAACCTACGTTTAAAATTCTGATTCACAAATGTAGAATTACTAACAAACTTGTTGCCCTGTATGTAccagtggaataaaaaaaaacaaaaaggaaaaaacgAGAAAACGTGACAATCAGTGAAAGTTCAGTTCAAtgactttcctttaaaaaaatacaactcaaaactCCAGTAAAATCACAAGTCTCTCTTAAGAAGAGGTGTATTGAAACGTGCTTTCACCACTTGTGAGGTTCAAAAGATGgcagaataaaggaaatgaatcTGGCCTCTGTCACATTTTTCACTGGAAAGTTCTCACGCACCAGCTTGGTGAAAAGAGATCAGCCATGAGTGGTTTTAGAAGTTTAGGAATATAACACAGAGAAAATTAACACATTATATTAGTGCTTCAGTCATAAATTCAGATTCCTTCATTTTTAGTgacaaaaatcaaatcaaatagtGGCAGCACCTGACCTCAAATAAGGTACAGAAGAGTGCAAACAAGTTTCCATGTTATTTCTAAAGATCAGACATGAAACAGAAAAAGGCCAACGGAATGTCCAAAGACCTTCACTGGTGTCCTGACTCACTGGGCTGAGACATGCTCCATGGCTGAGGAAGAAGCAGCGCAGAGGCCGCCTTTCACGGATGGCGCACAGCGCATCTCATCGCCGTGGAGCTCGAGCTCTAGCTCACCGACCCTGCCCAGGTGCCGCAGCTGTGCTCTAACTCACAGTACTGCCTCTACCTGCAAGGTGTTCCCACCAAGTTTCACAAAATACCACTCACCGACACCTAACTCACATTTTGCCGTGGCTGACAGATTGGACTCCCTTCCACTGAATTAGTGTGCCATCTACTGTGCCCCACAGCCTCCCACTCAAAACTGAGTTTTAGTACTCATCATGTAGCGGACACCTAGCATTCTCAGATTTAACAAAGACCTTCACTATTCTAAATTGACAGTGTGACATGTGACTCATAATTTTATTAACGTGTAAATATTTTGGATGCATTTCTAATGTTGATtaaaccttgcattcctggaataagcCAAACTGGGTAACTTACCTATTTCATACATTGCTAGATGTTTTGGCTATATTCATAAAACAGACGGGCTTGTCAATTTCACTCTTTCACACTCAACTAATTTTGATAACAAGCTCATAGCAGAAGCCCCAGAAAACCTAAATGACAATTattacccccccgcccccctttttttttttgttttctgaaaaagtGTACTGAATACTAGACTTAGCATTTATCCAAAATCAGCTGAAAAACCACCTGGGTCTTTTCACTGAAGGAAGGAATTTTTAACAACTCAATCGCCGTTTTTAATGGTTATAGGATCATacagattttctacttctttttgaATCAACTGATCATTGACAAAgttttttgataatttatttcacatataattttatttacagacgactaaatttataacattttctaatatgcattactatttatttttgcttttttgtttttcttaatcatCTTGCCAGAACTTCCTAATTTTCTCAGTTGCAGCTTTGCtttcttactaatgtctgtacatctttcatctctttttcttcagGTTGATCCTTTCTCTAACTTCTTAAATTAGATTGGTTCTAGATTGAaggcttctttctcttttaaagtacAATTAAGGCTACAGACTTTCCTCTAAGTACAATTGTAGCTTTGGCCACAGTTCTGATGGATACTACTACTTCACCTACTTGTAAATGGTGCCTCAACAAGATGGTTCCAGAGGACTGGAAGGGTGGGAGGCTTACCAGGTTGAAGAGAGACTGAGAGGAAGGGGCTGGAGAAAATAAGTAAAGGTGACCCTCAAACAATAGATTTCTGAACTGTGCGGGTCCACTTACACGTGGAATCTGTTTAAGAACACATTCTTTTCTCTACTcctctagtttactttattgcaagaatatagtatataacacCTTTAACATAAAAAGTATGTGCTATTTGACTGCTTATGTTATGGCTGAGGCTTCCAATCTACTTCCAACAGCCAGAAGGCTATTAGTCAGTGAAGTTTCAGGGAAGTCAGAAGTTACACACGGATGTGTCTCTGTGCAGGAACTCCCACGCCTGCTAACAGTGATGAAGACTTCCCTCCAAGTTCTGCCAAGGTGGTGTCAGAGGCAACTAGCTAAAACAGAATGTTTATGTAAGATCCAGAGTTTTAGAACATAATACTCAAAATTTCCAGGTTTCAATAAAAATTCTCCccactgttcaagggtcaactgtatagaAAAATGCTGCCAAAGAACTCGGTTCTAAAAGGGAGCAGAGAAAAGTGACACTTTACTAGTGTGGGATGGAGAGGGACAGatggtttgctttctttttttttttttttttaattagacaaaTAACTTCTGCTTTCAGGAAGACGAAGTAAATGTAGTTTCTCCCTATGTCTCCTGCTAATTCAACTAAAAGCCCTGGACATTAGCTATACAACTGGAAGCATCTGAGAGACTCTGAGGAACAACACAGTGGTACgtttcctgggttttcttttgccCTACCTATCCCAGACCTGGAGATGAAGGAGTCAGCAAACCAGAATGTCAGTGGagtagacaaaaacaaaaaaaaacaacaaaaacctgctCTCCCTCCCACAAAAATCAAGCAGccgaggaagaaagaaaacttttagaaaaacacTCTTCTTTATTCAACCACCACAGAAAAAACTGGCTCCGTGCCCACCCGCATCAGCAGAGCCTGGAGGAGGACCTCAACAGTTCACCGTCACTAGCATGCAGGGGGACCTCTCACCTCCCACACTATCTGTGGAAGCCACAAAAAAGCATGAACTTCCACTCCAGCAAGTAGTAAGGAGCAGTGCCTGGGGGCAGCGTCAGCGGAGGCCTCGTGGGGGCTGCCAAGAGCAATGAGGAATTCCCTCCTCCTTCTGAGGTGGTGCTAGGGAAAGGTAGCTAAAATAGAAGGTTTAAATAAGATCCGGAGTTTCATAACATAATCCTCAGTATTTTCAGGTTCCAGTAAAAAAAGCACTTGTCATACCAACAACCAAGATGTCAAGCAGAATGTAAAAAGAGAGCCAATATGTGCAAATACTGAAATggcaagaaatgtttaaaatgatcTGATGCAGATTTTTAAAGGAGCCATTTTGAAACTGCTTCAAGAAGCAATTatggacaaaataaaacaaatgaaaagatagaaagtCTCAGCGAAGAAACAGAAAGTCCAGGAAAAGAAAtctaacataaaaaagaaccaaatggaaatttctgAACTGCAAAATACAGGCAGACTTAAAGCTTAAGGTAtcaaaaattttatcaaatgtaagTGGTCTACATGTATCAATCAGAAGACAGAGGTTGAGAGAGTGGATCAAAAAGACCCACAAAACCAAAATGACCCAAGGATATGCTatccagaagaaaaagatttcaaatataatacaggcagattgaaagtaaaagaatgaaaagtgacACATCATAGAAACATTAAGAAAGGAAGGGCAGCTTTATTATTATCAGCTAATGTAGATTTCAGAGCAGAGAAAATGATCAGAACAGAGAGGAACATTACAATAAAGGTCGATTCAGAGGTGCCTGCGTGGCCTAGTGGGTTAAGtatcggccttcggctcaggtcatgatccagagttctgggactgagccccaccgtagggctccttgctcagcggggagcctgcttcttcttctccctctgcctgctgctccccctgcttgtgctcgctctctctctgtcaaataagtaagtaaaatcttaaaagaaagcaaaacaaaaaaaaaaagtcgatcCACCAAGAAGATGTAACAAATGTGTGTGCACCAAGCAAAAGAACtgcaaaatatgtgaagcaaaaacttctagaaaaggagaaataaacaaatatacaatTACTGTTAGAAATGTCAACATTCCTCTGCGAACAATGGATAGAACTAGACACAACACTGGCAAACAAAGAATTCAACACCATCAACCAACAAGATCTAATGGACACTATTTGAACATGACACTGAATGACAAAAAAATACGTGTTCTTTTCAAGCGTCCACACAACATAAACCAAGAGGCACCACAGTCTGAGCCATTAAGAAAACCCTGACAAatacaaaagaactgaaatcacaCAGGGTATGTTCTCTGACTACAATGAAAGCAAACTAGAACCAGCGGAAGATAACAACAAAATCTCCCAACACTTAGACACTAAACAGACTCCTGAATAATCCATGGGTGAGAGCAAGTCTCGGTGGAGACCAAAAACTACACTGAACTGCATGCACACAGGAACACAAGTCAAGTTTCCCGAGACAAAAAGCACTACTGAGGGGGAAATTCACACAACTAAATGcaattagaaaagaggaaacaaatctCAATCCATAATCTGAGCTCCTATCTTcagaatctagaaaaagaagagcaaaataaacctaaagcaagaaggagaaagtaaattaagagcagaaatcagtaagattgaaaatagaaaagagaaatatcaatgaaacaaagagcgGATTCTTCAGAAAAGAGTCAATGAAAAGGACAAGACTCTATCTAGCAagaatgacaaaggaaaaaaaatacaaaaatcaccaCCGTCAGGAATGAAACAAAAGGTGCCATTACAGACCTGTAGATATCAAAAGCATATAAATTTGGctacttagatgaaatggaccagttCTGAATGTAACACATtaacaacacaaaataaataatctgataaaatgatttgaaataaaTAGTAATTTGAGTGGCCCTTTAACcactaaaaaacaaattcaaaatttcaaaacttctaaaaaagaaatctgtagatTCAGGCAGTTTCAATGGAAAATGGTACCAATCTCTGAAGGCCAATTCTATGCTATACCttccaaaaaatataaggaaaaactaTCCAATTCCTTTTATAAAGCCAGATTTACCTTGACATCAAAACCAGTTACAggcagtataaaaaaaaaaaaaatcacaagaaaaaaattttaactatgtaTGAAGATGGATGTTAATTAGACTTACTGTGATCATTTCCCAACATACACAAATACTGACTACATTATGTAATACACCCGAAATGAACaatgttatgtcaattat
This DNA window, taken from Lutra lutra chromosome 10, mLutLut1.2, whole genome shotgun sequence, encodes the following:
- the DCUN1D5 gene encoding DCN1-like protein 5 isoform X4 codes for the protein MCDCTEKLQNKFDFLRSQLNDISSFKNIYRYAFDFARDKDQRSLDIDTAKSMLALLLGRTWPLFSVFYQYLEQSKYRVMNKDQWYNVLEFSRTVHADLSNYDEDGAWPVLLDEFVEWQKIRQTS